In one window of Oscillospiraceae bacterium DNA:
- a CDS encoding single-stranded DNA-binding protein yields MAAFNKVILIGNLVADPELKQTQTGIAVTSFTIAVGRKFSRDSSQQQTDFINIVCWRNTAEFVTKYFSKGKSILVCGSLQTRNWTDQQGQKHYITEVVADEVSFVERKSDNAPGASAPMMNAEPAPYSNASKDTDFEEMATDEDLPF; encoded by the coding sequence ATGGCAGCTTTCAATAAGGTTATCTTGATTGGAAATCTTGTTGCAGACCCGGAACTCAAACAGACTCAGACGGGTATTGCCGTTACTTCCTTCACCATTGCCGTCGGTCGCAAGTTTTCCCGCGATTCTTCTCAGCAGCAGACCGATTTCATCAACATTGTTTGCTGGAGAAACACGGCTGAATTTGTGACAAAGTATTTTTCAAAAGGCAAGAGCATTCTTGTTTGCGGATCGCTCCAAACCAGAAATTGGACCGATCAGCAGGGTCAGAAGCATTACATCACCGAGGTTGTAGCTGATGAGGTTTCCTTTGTGGAACGCAAATCCGACAACGCTCCCGGAGCTTCCGCTCCCATGATGAATGCCGAGCCTGCACCTTACAGCAATGCTTCGAAAGATACTGATTTTGAAGAAATGGCTACCGATGAGGATTTGCCGTTCTGA
- the secG gene encoding preprotein translocase subunit SecG, whose product MTIVLCVLLLLMAVFLTVAVLMQHGKSHNLSGTIAGGAETFFGKTKGRSLDAMLSKLTTIVAIIFVILVVVVYVLQPNEMEYIEIDGNDIENSVVADDTATENTEGDAIENGDAVVEDNGEAAVENNDAAEVTDDTVAEGTVEGTEPVTEGEADTQEQTPVAE is encoded by the coding sequence ATGACAATCGTTCTTTGCGTACTTTTGTTATTGATGGCTGTATTTCTGACCGTTGCAGTTCTTATGCAGCACGGTAAGAGCCACAATCTCTCCGGAACTATTGCCGGCGGCGCTGAGACTTTCTTTGGCAAGACCAAAGGTCGTTCTCTTGACGCTATGCTCTCCAAGCTTACTACTATCGTTGCTATAATCTTTGTTATTCTGGTTGTTGTTGTATATGTACTGCAGCCCAACGAAATGGAATACATCGAGATTGACGGCAATGATATTGAAAACAGTGTAGTTGCTGATGATACTGCAACTGAAAACACCGAAGGCGATGCTATTGAAAACGGTGATGCTGTTGTCGAAGACAATGGCGAAGCAGCTGTTGAGAACAACGATGCAGCAGAAGTCACCGATGATACAGTTGCCGAAGGCACTGTTGAAGGCACCGAGCCTGTAACCGAGGGCGAAGCTGATACTCAGGAACAGACTCCCGTAGCTGAATAA
- a CDS encoding glutamate-5-semialdehyde dehydrogenase: MEIRDELVVMARTAGEASRFLNRAGTDQKNKALEHIAEALTQNTDYILGENAKDICAARDNGIKESMIDRLTLTRKSIEAIAASVRKVVALPDPTGISEGFTRPNGLVITKTSVPLGVIGIIYESRPNVTVDAASLCLKSSNAVILRGGKEAIYSNIALVKVINEALASCGFPKGCVNLIESTSRDYTNALMKLHGYVDVIIPRGSAGLIKAVCENSTVPVIETGAGNCHIYVDESADFDMACDIIINAKVQRPSVCNAAENLLVHSAVAKDFLPVITEKLIANGVEVRASGECAQYLNGFDVKEASDEDFYTEYNDYIISVKTVESIDEAISHINKHNTGHSEAIITKSLENSTKFSSEVDAAAVYTNASTRFTDGEEFGFGAEIGISTQKLHARGPMALKELTTVKYIISGNGQIR; this comes from the coding sequence ATGGAAATAAGAGACGAACTTGTTGTTATGGCTCGGACCGCCGGTGAGGCTTCGCGTTTTCTCAATCGTGCGGGCACCGACCAAAAGAATAAAGCACTGGAACATATTGCAGAAGCACTTACACAAAACACCGACTATATCCTTGGCGAAAATGCCAAGGATATTTGTGCCGCAAGGGATAACGGTATCAAGGAAAGCATGATAGACCGTCTTACCCTTACGCGCAAGAGCATTGAAGCGATAGCCGCTTCTGTCAGGAAAGTGGTTGCACTTCCTGATCCCACAGGAATCTCGGAGGGCTTTACACGCCCCAACGGGTTGGTTATAACCAAAACTTCCGTTCCGCTGGGCGTTATAGGCATAATTTACGAATCACGCCCAAATGTTACGGTGGATGCGGCGTCACTTTGTCTTAAATCCTCCAACGCTGTAATACTTCGCGGTGGCAAGGAGGCTATATATTCAAATATAGCGCTTGTGAAAGTTATAAACGAAGCGCTTGCTTCTTGTGGCTTTCCCAAAGGGTGTGTAAACCTGATTGAAAGCACCTCACGCGACTACACTAACGCACTTATGAAGCTTCACGGCTATGTGGACGTTATTATCCCACGCGGAAGTGCAGGGCTTATAAAAGCCGTGTGCGAGAATTCTACTGTACCAGTTATTGAAACAGGTGCGGGTAATTGCCATATTTACGTTGACGAAAGCGCTGATTTTGATATGGCATGTGATATTATCATCAATGCTAAGGTACAGCGTCCGTCGGTATGCAATGCGGCAGAGAATTTGTTGGTACACAGTGCTGTTGCAAAGGATTTCCTCCCTGTCATAACCGAAAAACTCATTGCCAACGGTGTAGAGGTGAGAGCGAGCGGGGAGTGCGCACAATATCTCAACGGCTTTGATGTGAAAGAAGCGAGCGATGAGGATTTTTATACAGAATATAATGACTATATAATTTCTGTTAAAACGGTTGAAAGCATTGATGAAGCAATCAGCCACATAAATAAACACAATACCGGTCACAGCGAGGCGATAATAACAAAAAGCCTTGAAAATTCAACTAAATTTTCCTCCGAGGTGGATGCAGCGGCAGTTTATACCAATGCCAGCACGCGTTTTACCGATGGCGAGGAATTTGGTTTTGGTGCCGAAATTGGTATTTCCACTCAAAAGCTTCATGCACGTGGCCCGATGGCACTCAAGGAGCTTACAACCGTAAAATACATTATATCCGGAAACGGTCAGATAAGATGA
- a CDS encoding ParA family protein gives MAVIIALINQKGGVGKTTSAVNISAGLGFFGKRTLLCDIDPQGNATSGVGVNKKDAAFSIYDVLSGSADMNDAVIHTKYKNLDVVPSNINLAGAEIELAERENRECILRKSLWQIYDKYDYIIIDCPPSLGMLTLNALAASDRVIVPMQCEYYALEGLSQLVFTIKQVKRLYNPQLTLDGVILTMYDGRLNLSIQVMEEIKKYFPDKVYKNAVPRNVRLSEAPSHGMPIIYYDKYSKGSLAYLEIAKEIISKSPAEASNN, from the coding sequence ATGGCTGTTATAATTGCTTTGATAAATCAGAAAGGCGGCGTGGGCAAAACCACTTCGGCTGTAAATATTTCCGCCGGTCTCGGCTTTTTTGGAAAGAGAACTTTACTTTGCGATATTGACCCTCAGGGAAATGCCACCAGCGGAGTGGGTGTCAACAAAAAAGATGCTGCGTTTTCCATATACGATGTGCTCAGCGGATCGGCTGACATGAATGATGCGGTTATTCATACAAAGTATAAAAATCTTGATGTAGTGCCATCAAATATAAATCTTGCAGGCGCAGAAATCGAGCTGGCAGAACGTGAAAACCGTGAATGCATACTTCGTAAAAGCCTTTGGCAGATTTACGATAAATATGACTACATAATCATCGATTGCCCGCCGTCACTCGGCATGCTTACACTGAATGCTCTTGCCGCATCAGACAGAGTGATTGTTCCCATGCAGTGCGAGTACTACGCACTTGAAGGACTTTCACAGCTTGTTTTTACCATAAAGCAGGTCAAAAGGCTTTATAACCCTCAGCTTACTTTGGACGGAGTAATACTCACGATGTACGACGGCAGATTGAATCTGTCTATTCAGGTTATGGAGGAAATAAAGAAATATTTTCCCGACAAGGTGTACAAAAATGCCGTTCCGCGTAATGTGCGTCTGAGCGAAGCACCCAGCCACGGTATGCCGATAATCTATTATGATAAATATTCAAAAGGCAGTCTTGCTTATCTGGAAATTGCAAAAGAAATCATTTCCAAAAGCCCGGCAGAAGCCTCAAACAATTAA
- a CDS encoding ParB/RepB/Spo0J family partition protein produces MSRPTGLGKGLNALFAENEITTQNPNEITTLRISCIEPDKDQHRKSFDAALLDELAQSIALHGVIQPIVVRPLANGNYKIIAGERRWRASKLAGLDEVPVIIRDIEDMEAAEIALIENLQREDLNPVDEANGYHRLITDFNITQEEAAKKVGKSRTVITNALRLLNLPAEALTLLKEKRISAGHARALLGLKDAERIPDICKMITEKAMSVRSVESLVKQINSPKAQKSQQELSKDAYMKETERKLSSELGRRVNIKYNSGKESGSLVLEYFDNDDLEEILSLLCRNDIKTVLNEN; encoded by the coding sequence ATGTCAAGACCCACCGGACTCGGCAAAGGTCTTAATGCGCTTTTTGCCGAAAATGAAATAACAACACAAAACCCCAATGAAATAACAACCCTGCGTATATCATGTATAGAGCCGGATAAAGACCAGCATCGTAAGAGCTTTGATGCGGCACTTCTTGATGAATTGGCACAGTCCATAGCGCTTCACGGCGTTATTCAGCCTATTGTAGTACGCCCTCTTGCAAACGGTAACTACAAAATAATCGCAGGCGAGCGCCGTTGGCGTGCTTCGAAGCTTGCGGGACTGGATGAAGTCCCCGTAATAATACGCGATATTGAAGATATGGAAGCGGCGGAAATCGCGCTTATTGAAAATCTTCAGCGTGAGGACCTCAATCCCGTTGATGAGGCTAACGGATATCACAGGCTTATTACCGATTTTAACATCACTCAGGAGGAAGCCGCAAAAAAAGTAGGCAAGTCCAGAACGGTTATAACAAACGCTCTCCGACTTCTCAATCTTCCGGCGGAAGCGCTGACACTTCTTAAGGAAAAAAGAATTTCCGCCGGGCATGCCAGAGCTCTCCTTGGATTGAAGGATGCTGAAAGAATTCCCGATATTTGCAAAATGATTACCGAAAAAGCAATGTCGGTTCGCTCGGTGGAATCGCTTGTGAAACAGATTAATTCACCCAAGGCTCAAAAGAGCCAGCAGGAGCTTTCAAAGGATGCTTATATGAAAGAGACCGAAAGAAAGCTTTCCTCTGAGCTTGGCAGAAGGGTAAATATCAAATATAATTCCGGTAAGGAAAGCGGTTCACTGGTACTGGAATATTTTGATAATGACGATTTGGAAGAAATTTTGTCGCTTTTGTGCAGAAATGATATAAAAACAGTATTAAACGAAAATTAA
- a CDS encoding histidine phosphatase family protein has protein sequence MKTVLYIIRHGNSLGNLTKTFYGHHNGPLTETGHEQAKRVAVYFENKKVDVIYSSDLMRAIDTVKPVALSKGLEIIGDRRLREIYAGKWENRNIDELIAEYPEEYGIWRYDKANSRCTGGESVRELQKRIFEAVTDIVQNNIGKSIMVSTHATPIMTLKASFEDLPIESINGTDYVLNASVTTVTYDDGKWDIVSYGENSHLDGLITEMTKGF, from the coding sequence ATGAAAACAGTTTTGTATATAATTCGCCACGGAAACAGCCTCGGTAATCTTACAAAAACATTTTATGGTCACCATAACGGTCCGCTTACCGAAACAGGCCACGAGCAGGCAAAGCGTGTTGCCGTGTATTTTGAAAATAAAAAGGTTGATGTGATTTATTCCAGCGACCTTATGCGTGCGATCGATACCGTAAAGCCTGTCGCGTTGTCAAAAGGGCTTGAAATTATCGGAGACCGCCGTCTTCGTGAGATATATGCAGGCAAATGGGAAAACCGGAACATTGACGAGCTTATCGCTGAGTATCCCGAGGAATACGGCATATGGCGTTATGATAAAGCCAATTCTCGCTGTACCGGCGGTGAAAGCGTGAGAGAATTGCAAAAAAGGATTTTTGAAGCAGTCACCGATATTGTGCAAAATAATATTGGTAAGAGTATAATGGTTTCCACTCATGCCACACCTATAATGACACTCAAAGCGTCGTTTGAAGACTTGCCCATTGAAAGCATAAACGGAACGGACTATGTTCTCAATGCCTCTGTAACCACGGTTACCTATGATGACGGGAAGTGGGATATTGTAAGCTATGGTGAAAACAGTCACCTGGACGGACTTATAACAGAAATGACGAAAGGTTTTTGA
- a CDS encoding AbrB family transcriptional regulator, whose protein sequence is MKETISVRTIDTLGRVVIPKEIRNRLDIGDFDNLEISCENDVITIRKKTPSCIFCRATENLKEFQGKPICMNCINTIRNAGKNH, encoded by the coding sequence ATGAAAGAGACTATTTCCGTTCGTACCATTGATACACTTGGACGTGTTGTTATCCCAAAAGAAATCCGAAACCGTCTTGATATAGGTGACTTTGACAATCTTGAGATTTCGTGTGAAAACGACGTTATCACCATCCGCAAAAAAACCCCATCCTGTATATTCTGCCGAGCTACCGAAAACCTTAAGGAATTTCAGGGCAAGCCGATTTGCATGAACTGCATAAACACCATCAGAAACGCAGGGAAAAATCATTAA
- a CDS encoding ParB/RepB/Spo0J family partition protein, whose product MHAFCSAILYNYTVINFGGLNMNKLIFFPGRTRTQSIDRYAPRQNVRYIPAELILPCPFQARKNYDGESIIRLADSIRRYGIIEPIGVRRCTAGKYEIIFGERRMRAAQLVDLDEIPCIIMENISRKTAFELAYAENTLREPLNLVEKAQCAQTLVRRFDLSRSQACENLSVYRNEMSFMMETLRLSAEEKDIICRSSLTREHIEPLLKIDNSHVRLHLMRLIADKGVPSAGCRQFIDEFMNRPAPKQPPRHNIKPHPVRRFVLGDIRLFVNSIDHAVELVKNAGVDIHCEKVMDDENISYTINVSGKKKKDKENF is encoded by the coding sequence ATGCATGCTTTTTGCAGTGCAATATTATACAATTACACTGTAATAAATTTTGGAGGGTTGAATATGAATAAACTGATTTTTTTCCCCGGACGCACCAGGACGCAGAGCATTGACCGTTATGCCCCACGGCAGAACGTGAGATACATTCCCGCCGAGCTTATTTTACCGTGCCCTTTTCAGGCTCGCAAGAATTATGACGGCGAGAGTATAATACGTCTCGCCGACAGCATACGAAGATACGGTATCATAGAGCCGATCGGAGTGAGAAGATGTACCGCAGGTAAATATGAAATTATATTCGGCGAACGGCGTATGCGTGCCGCACAGCTTGTTGACCTTGACGAAATTCCATGTATAATCATGGAAAATATCAGCAGAAAAACCGCATTTGAACTGGCTTACGCCGAAAATACACTGCGGGAACCGCTAAATCTTGTCGAAAAGGCTCAATGTGCCCAGACTCTTGTAAGACGATTTGATTTGTCAAGAAGTCAGGCTTGTGAAAATCTTTCGGTGTACCGGAACGAAATGTCATTTATGATGGAAACCTTGAGACTTTCCGCAGAGGAAAAGGATATAATATGCCGATCCTCTCTTACAAGGGAGCATATAGAACCTCTTTTGAAAATCGATAATTCCCATGTGCGTCTCCACCTTATGCGGCTTATTGCCGATAAGGGTGTACCGTCGGCGGGGTGCAGACAGTTTATAGATGAATTCATGAACCGACCTGCTCCCAAGCAACCGCCTCGGCACAATATAAAACCGCATCCCGTGCGTAGGTTTGTTCTGGGCGACATACGTCTGTTTGTCAATTCCATTGACCATGCGGTGGAGCTGGTAAAAAATGCAGGTGTGGACATACACTGTGAAAAGGTTATGGATGACGAAAATATATCATACACCATAAATGTGTCTGGAAAAAAGAAAAAAGACAAGGAAAACTTTTAA
- a CDS encoding MFS transporter, translating into MNEKRMNRNASALIVLCWSVYMVCYIGRKNFQACMPAMIENGYSESVLGAALTGYLICYAIGQFVNGLVGDKVSPKYMLFTGLIGAGIANLAMGLNTVNALFAVFWCFNGFFNSMLWSPLLRAYAIWLNDDRRRGASVWISATIPVGAIVSTVITSLTLKWSGNNWRLVFFICSGILITMAFIWLFGITAIKKYINWMTGNNNKPVDNTSEIESEPVQKKYSLWQIIWGGGVLCVVFGIMFNGIIKDAVDAWTSTYIYDFFGVSASDAALITTVLPIVNLSGAFVANFINRRITGNEITTCGVLFAVSTVTVGLLLLIGKYNVILAVLLIAITTACMLGVNTMFLTFIPLGFASTGRTSSLTGFFNSCSYAAAAVAAYLIGLMQEYDVSWNIIIMTWLAVAAMGTLLCFVGRSTYAHNRHKFE; encoded by the coding sequence ATGAACGAAAAAAGAATGAATCGCAATGCTTCGGCGCTTATTGTACTGTGTTGGAGCGTTTACATGGTCTGTTATATCGGAAGAAAAAACTTTCAGGCATGTATGCCCGCTATGATTGAAAACGGATATTCCGAATCCGTCCTTGGCGCGGCGCTGACGGGATACCTTATTTGTTACGCTATCGGTCAGTTCGTGAATGGCCTTGTGGGTGATAAAGTGTCGCCGAAATATATGTTGTTCACGGGTCTTATCGGCGCGGGAATTGCCAATCTTGCAATGGGACTCAATACAGTGAATGCACTGTTTGCGGTGTTCTGGTGCTTTAACGGATTTTTTAATTCCATGCTGTGGTCGCCCCTTTTGCGTGCTTATGCTATCTGGCTTAATGATGACCGCCGTCGGGGTGCTTCCGTATGGATAAGTGCCACTATTCCGGTGGGCGCTATTGTTTCAACTGTTATTACATCTTTAACATTGAAATGGTCAGGCAATAACTGGCGACTTGTGTTCTTTATCTGTTCGGGAATACTGATAACCATGGCGTTCATTTGGCTTTTCGGAATAACTGCAATAAAGAAATACATAAATTGGATGACCGGGAATAATAACAAACCTGTTGATAATACATCCGAGATTGAATCCGAACCCGTGCAAAAAAAATATTCGTTGTGGCAGATAATCTGGGGCGGCGGAGTTTTGTGTGTCGTTTTCGGAATAATGTTCAATGGCATAATAAAAGACGCGGTAGATGCCTGGACATCTACGTATATCTACGATTTCTTCGGAGTTTCGGCATCAGATGCGGCACTTATCACTACGGTATTGCCCATAGTAAACCTGAGTGGTGCCTTTGTTGCCAATTTTATAAACAGAAGAATAACCGGAAACGAAATAACCACATGTGGTGTTCTGTTTGCAGTAAGTACGGTTACAGTAGGGCTTTTGCTTCTGATAGGTAAATATAACGTTATACTTGCAGTTCTTCTCATAGCAATTACCACCGCTTGTATGTTGGGTGTCAACACAATGTTCCTTACATTTATACCGCTGGGTTTTGCTTCAACCGGCAGAACATCATCACTCACGGGCTTTTTTAATTCCTGCTCCTATGCGGCAGCGGCTGTTGCGGCATATCTTATAGGTCTTATGCAGGAATATGACGTTTCATGGAATATAATTATTATGACATGGCTTGCTGTGGCGGCAATGGGCACACTTCTTTGTTTTGTGGGCAGAAGTACCTACGCACATAACAGACATAAATTTGAATAA
- the rpsR gene encoding 30S ribosomal protein S18 — MDKDMQKNFKNTKKRKKFCAFCADKIEHIDYKDVPRLRKFVSERSKILPRRITGTCAKHQRQLTTAIKRARHIAILPYISD; from the coding sequence ATGGATAAGGATATGCAGAAAAATTTTAAGAACACCAAGAAGAGAAAAAAATTCTGTGCTTTCTGCGCAGACAAAATTGAGCATATAGACTACAAAGACGTTCCCCGTCTTCGCAAGTTTGTTTCGGAGCGTTCTAAGATTCTTCCCCGCAGAATTACCGGTACTTGCGCTAAGCACCAGAGACAGCTTACAACAGCTATCAAGCGTGCTCGTCATATCGCTATTCTCCCCTATATCAGCGACTAA
- the serS gene encoding serine--tRNA ligase, whose product MLDIKLIKENPEYYKKRLADRQKSYDADIDALMTLDAERRALIADVETKKANQNAINKQIPQMKKEGKDVAPIFAEMKEIAATIKKDDERVNEIDTQIETILLNIPNVPHPSVPVGADDKDNVEIRRSGTPREFGFEPKAHWDIGKDLGILDPDSAAKVTGARFHFYKGLGARLERAVINFYLDNHTESGYTEVFPPYMVNRDSMRGTGQLPKFEEDAFKVANDDYFLIPTAEVPVTNMHKKEILDGARLPIKYCAYSACFRAEAGSAGRDTRGLIRQHQFNKVELVKFSNPDTSYDELESLTNDAASKLDLLGLPYRVVLLCTGDMGFSSAKTYDIEVYMPSYGRYVEISSCSDFEDYQARRADIKFKNDPKDKAKYVHTLNGSGLAIGRTVAAILENYQNEDGSVTVPQALVKYMGCEVIK is encoded by the coding sequence ATGCTTGATATAAAACTTATCAAGGAAAACCCCGAATATTATAAAAAGAGACTTGCTGACCGTCAGAAGAGCTACGATGCTGACATTGATGCTCTTATGACGCTGGATGCCGAAAGACGTGCACTTATCGCAGATGTTGAAACCAAAAAGGCAAATCAGAACGCCATCAATAAGCAGATTCCCCAGATGAAAAAGGAAGGCAAGGACGTTGCACCCATTTTTGCCGAAATGAAGGAAATTGCCGCCACCATTAAAAAAGATGATGAGCGTGTAAACGAAATTGACACTCAGATAGAGACTATTCTTCTCAATATTCCAAACGTTCCCCATCCCAGTGTTCCCGTGGGAGCGGATGATAAGGATAATGTTGAAATCAGAAGAAGCGGAACCCCCAGAGAATTCGGCTTTGAGCCAAAGGCTCATTGGGATATTGGTAAGGATTTGGGTATACTTGATCCCGATAGTGCCGCAAAGGTAACAGGTGCACGCTTCCATTTCTACAAGGGCCTTGGTGCAAGACTTGAACGCGCGGTTATCAATTTCTATCTTGACAATCACACCGAGTCGGGTTACACCGAGGTGTTCCCTCCCTACATGGTAAATCGCGATTCTATGCGCGGAACGGGTCAGCTCCCCAAGTTCGAAGAGGATGCTTTCAAGGTTGCAAACGATGACTACTTCCTCATTCCTACTGCCGAGGTGCCTGTAACCAACATGCATAAAAAGGAAATACTTGACGGTGCAAGACTTCCCATCAAGTACTGTGCTTACTCTGCTTGCTTCAGAGCAGAGGCGGGAAGCGCGGGACGCGATACACGCGGTCTTATAAGACAGCATCAGTTCAATAAGGTTGAGCTTGTTAAGTTCTCCAATCCCGACACCTCCTACGACGAGCTTGAATCTCTGACGAACGATGCGGCATCCAAACTGGACTTGTTGGGGCTTCCTTACAGAGTTGTTCTTCTTTGCACAGGTGATATGGGCTTCTCTTCTGCCAAAACTTATGATATAGAGGTTTATATGCCCTCATACGGAAGGTATGTTGAGATATCTTCCTGCTCGGACTTTGAGGATTATCAGGCAAGACGTGCTGATATCAAATTTAAGAACGATCCCAAGGATAAGGCAAAATATGTACATACCCTCAACGGCTCCGGACTCGCAATAGGACGTACCGTTGCGGCAATTCTGGAGAACTATCAGAACGAGGACGGAAGCGTTACCGTTCCCCAGGCTCTTGTGAAATACATGGGTTGCGAAGTAATAAAATAA